A genome region from Triticum aestivum cultivar Chinese Spring chromosome 2B, IWGSC CS RefSeq v2.1, whole genome shotgun sequence includes the following:
- the LOC123041899 gene encoding coniferyl alcohol acyltransferase produces the protein MVHYDESEATAKCHGGDEVAVTFTSTVVPALPLQEHRLPLSNLDLILPPIDVSVFFCYAAGDDYPAGTGSHPASTLKAALAKVLVAYYPLAGEVVANAAGEPELLCSGRGVDFAEAAADGVELRELQLGLPDESVERLVPKKKSGVMSVQVTKFKCGGAVVGCTFDHRVCDAYSFNMFLVAWAAAARGASIPLPPSFNRSFLAPSSPPPSCTAGTLADRLFVPVSLVPPPPATAAPPTAFNRIFHVAAADVAALQASAGPGRTKLEAFTAHLWQLYSRAATPRHDSCCMGVVVDGRGRLCPDGAMRPYFGNVLTIPYGAFVAADLRDMALADVAEDVHRWVAEAATGEHFQGLVDWVEAQRPEPTVARAYIGGGDNDNGEGETASCVVSSGLRLPFGEVDFGWGRPAFASYHFPWPGAAGYVMPMPSARGGGDWVVYVHAAPEVVKVMEEEPTVFRAPVSSDIFG, from the exons ATGGTGCACTACGATGAGAGTGAGGCCACCGCCAAatgccacggcggcgacgaggtggcCGTGACGTTCACGTCCACGGTGGTGCCAGCGCTGCCGCTGCAGGAGCACCGCCTGCCGCTCTCCAACCTCGACCTCATCCTGCCCCCCATCGACGTCAGCGTCTTCTTCTGCTACGCCGCCGGCGACGACTACCCGGCGGGTACAGGTAGCCACCCCGCGTCAACCCTGAAGGCGGCGCTGGCCAAGGTGCTGGTGGCGTACTACCCGCTCGCCGGCGAGGTCGTGGCCAACGCCGCGGGGGAGCCGGAGCTGCTGTGCAGCGGCCGCGGCGTGGACTTCGCGGAGGCGGCCGCGGACGGCGTCGAGCTGCGGGAGCTGCAGCTCGGCCTGCCGGACGAGAGCGTCGAGAGGCTGGTGCCCAAGAAGAAGTCCGGGGTCATGAGCGTGCAG GTGACCAAGTTTAAGTGCGGCGGCGCCGTCGTCGGGTGCACCTTCGACCACCGCGTCTGCGACGCCTACTCCTTCAACATGTTCCTCGTCGCGTGGGCCGCCGCGGCCCGGGGCGCGTCCATCCCGCTGCCCCCGTCCTTCAACCGTTCATTCCTCGCGCCGAGCAGCCCGCCTCCGTCGTGCACCGCCGGCACCCTCGCCGACCGCCTCTTCGTCCCCGTCAGCCTCGTGCCACCGCCGCCAGCCACAGCGGCACCACCCACAGCTTTCAACCGCATCTTCCACGTGGCCGCCGCCGATGTCGCCGCGCTGCAGGCCTCGGCGGGGCCCGGGCGCACGAAGCTGGAGGCGTTCACGGCCCACCTGTGGCAGCTCTACTCCAGGGCGGCCACGCCACGACACGACTCGTGCTGCATGGGCGTCGTCGTCGACGGGCGCGGCCGCTTGTGCCCCGACGGCGCCATGAGGCCCTACTTCGGCAACGTGCTGACCATCCCCTACGGCGCGTTCGTCGCTGCCGACCTGCGCGACATGGCGCTCGCGGACGTAGCGGAGGACGTGCACCGATGGGTCGCGGAGGCGGCCACGGGCGAGCACTTTCAGGGGCTGGTCGACTGGGTGGAGGCGCAGCGACCCGAGCCCACGGTGGCGAGGGCTTACATAGGCGGCGGCGACAATGACAACGGCGAGGGGGAGACGGCCTCGTGCGTGGTGTCGTCGGGGCTGAGGCTCCCGTTCGGTGAGGTGGACTTCGGGTGGGGCCGTCCGGCGTTCGCGTCGTACCACTTCCCGTGGCCCGGCGCCGCCGGGTACGTGATGCCGATGCCGAGCGCGCGCGGGGGCGGGGACTGGGTGGTGTACGTCCACGCGGCGCCGGAGGTGGTGAAGGTGATGGAGGAGGAGCCAACGGTGTTCAGGGCCCCGGTGAGCAGCGACATATTCGGGTGA